The following coding sequences are from one Halorubrum sp. BOL3-1 window:
- a CDS encoding YeeE/YedE family protein, with amino-acid sequence MSEDRHPLFKPLVFVGGLIFGFGLGFSHMARPEVVVNFLLFEDLGLPFVMFGAAIVSGVAFALLPRIRDAAPLTGASYERRLKPFDRNVLAGGAVFGVGWGLSGICPGAAYASLGVGNITILWALGGMFVGAYAQGYWRSRSQTRDAAPASAD; translated from the coding sequence GTGAGTGAAGACCGTCATCCCCTCTTCAAGCCGCTGGTGTTCGTCGGCGGCCTGATATTCGGGTTCGGGCTCGGGTTCAGCCACATGGCGCGACCAGAAGTCGTGGTGAACTTCCTCCTGTTCGAGGACCTCGGCCTCCCGTTCGTCATGTTCGGGGCGGCGATCGTCTCTGGGGTCGCCTTCGCGCTACTTCCCAGAATTCGTGACGCCGCGCCCCTCACAGGGGCCTCGTACGAGCGGCGGCTGAAGCCGTTCGACCGGAACGTCCTCGCCGGCGGCGCCGTCTTCGGCGTCGGTTGGGGGCTCTCCGGTATATGTCCAGGCGCGGCGTACGCCAGCCTCGGCGTCGGGAACATCACGATCCTGTGGGCGCTCGGCGGGATGTTCGTCGGCGCGTACGCCCAGGGCTACTGGCGCAGCCGGAGTCAGACCCGCGACGCCGCGCCGGCGAGCGCCGACTGA
- a CDS encoding sulfurtransferase TusA family protein, with translation MSAEYDIAETLDVKGASCPMPVVKTKGATDDLAAGDVLEVVATDSGSMSDLDGWAAGTASVELLDQEAGDDVYKHYVRKTE, from the coding sequence ATGAGTGCCGAATACGACATCGCGGAGACGCTCGACGTGAAAGGCGCATCGTGCCCCATGCCCGTTGTGAAGACGAAGGGAGCCACCGACGACCTCGCGGCCGGCGACGTCCTCGAAGTGGTGGCGACCGATTCCGGTAGCATGAGCGACCTCGACGGATGGGCGGCCGGCACCGCCAGCGTCGAGCTCCTCGATCAAGAGGCCGGAGACGACGTGTACAAACACTACGTGCGCAAGACGGAGTGA
- a CDS encoding helix-turn-helix domain-containing protein, which translates to MPDSVSKQLRSDMECEGLLECFHGHKPLDRTCFEVLVESEEPLTIDEIGEATNRERSTAYRAVQRLLQSGLISKEQVNYDQGGYYHVYQPTDPEQVVDEMQRMLNDWYAKVGQLIQEFEDKYNDTDPSEPNTTSN; encoded by the coding sequence ATGCCAGATTCAGTATCCAAACAGCTTCGAAGCGACATGGAGTGTGAAGGGTTACTGGAGTGTTTCCATGGTCACAAACCGTTGGATCGGACGTGCTTCGAGGTACTCGTCGAGAGCGAGGAGCCACTTACGATAGACGAAATCGGAGAAGCGACCAACCGCGAGCGATCCACAGCGTATCGCGCTGTCCAGCGGCTCCTCCAGTCTGGACTGATCAGCAAAGAACAGGTCAACTACGACCAAGGCGGTTACTATCACGTGTACCAGCCGACCGATCCGGAGCAAGTCGTCGACGAGATGCAGCGGATGCTGAACGATTGGTATGCGAAGGTGGGACAATTAATTCAGGAGTTTGAGGACAAGTATAACGATACCGACCCGTCTGAACCCAATACGACGTCGAACTGA
- a CDS encoding YeeE/YedE family protein, protein MATSLVLLQAVAELFPNGISRYAVGGLLVGLGTVVIYVGTGIPAGASTFLESTLSYASDQPRFQQYVGSRDWRVVFTAGIILGALAFAATVQSGVVTTSLYEPGTTGQLYEVAGVTLWTTDVQPWRLFLGGILVGIGTRVGKGCTSGHGVCGVGSASKTSLVGVATFLAVAIGTAQVVAALGVSP, encoded by the coding sequence ATGGCGACTTCACTCGTGCTGCTTCAGGCGGTCGCCGAGCTGTTCCCGAACGGGATCAGCCGGTACGCCGTCGGCGGTCTGCTCGTCGGGCTCGGGACCGTCGTCATCTACGTCGGCACGGGTATCCCGGCGGGGGCGAGCACGTTCCTCGAGTCGACGCTCTCGTACGCCTCCGACCAGCCGCGGTTTCAGCAGTACGTCGGCTCGCGGGACTGGCGGGTCGTGTTCACGGCCGGGATCATCTTGGGCGCGCTCGCGTTCGCCGCGACGGTCCAGTCCGGCGTGGTCACGACCTCGCTGTACGAGCCCGGGACGACCGGTCAGCTCTACGAAGTCGCGGGCGTGACGCTGTGGACGACCGACGTCCAGCCGTGGCGGCTGTTCCTCGGCGGCATCCTCGTCGGCATCGGGACCAGGGTCGGCAAGGGCTGTACGTCCGGCCACGGCGTCTGCGGCGTCGGATCGGCGTCGAAGACGTCGTTGGTCGGCGTCGCGACATTCCTAGCGGTAGCCATCGGAACAGCACAGGTCGTCGCCGCGCTGGGGGTGAGCCCATAA
- a CDS encoding rubrerythrin-like domain-containing protein, whose protein sequence is MRDADQTPDEESPYECFECGNIILTEDNPGSCPDCGGEMRNRRTPIE, encoded by the coding sequence ATGAGAGATGCCGATCAAACCCCAGACGAGGAATCGCCATACGAGTGTTTCGAATGTGGAAACATCATCCTTACAGAGGACAACCCCGGCTCGTGCCCTGACTGTGGTGGCGAGATGCGGAACCGACGGACACCGATCGAATAG
- a CDS encoding universal stress protein, with amino-acid sequence MIESEETGLRCLSQIGVEQIHLVTVVPSSVHSGMPGINFEKRRKRALHRYRSQIEDAGFGAEMHIVRGTPHRRINGIAGTVGTDLILIGSRGESPLENRVIGSTARNLARTAVVPLLVDRIERGTDTPGTVRRHLFKRILFATDLLENAERALNTFEYLRHATEGVRLVHVRSPKDDTGDHAEVESRIQPLVERLGEWELDAKTDIRRGDSTKEILRAEREHEPSTILLGSRGRSRLRRLLIENVSEDVVAKASENVFLIPQQRSA; translated from the coding sequence ATGATTGAGTCGGAGGAGACTGGGCTGCGCTGTCTCAGTCAAATCGGTGTCGAGCAGATCCACTTGGTGACGGTCGTTCCTTCGAGTGTTCACTCGGGGATGCCCGGAATCAACTTCGAAAAGCGACGCAAGCGCGCGCTACATCGCTATCGGTCACAGATAGAGGACGCCGGTTTCGGCGCTGAGATGCACATCGTTCGAGGAACGCCACACCGTCGAATAAACGGAATCGCCGGCACAGTCGGTACGGACCTGATCCTTATCGGATCACGAGGCGAGAGTCCACTCGAGAACAGGGTGATCGGATCCACGGCACGGAATCTCGCTCGAACGGCGGTGGTCCCGCTGCTCGTCGACCGCATCGAGCGTGGTACCGACACACCGGGGACGGTACGCCGGCATCTGTTCAAGCGGATCCTGTTCGCGACGGATTTGTTGGAGAACGCGGAGCGCGCCCTCAATACGTTCGAGTATCTCCGCCACGCGACCGAAGGGGTTAGGTTGGTACACGTTCGCTCCCCGAAAGACGACACCGGTGACCACGCCGAGGTTGAGTCACGTATACAGCCGCTCGTTGAGCGACTCGGAGAGTGGGAGTTAGACGCGAAGACCGACATTCGACGCGGAGACTCGACCAAAGAGATTCTACGAGCCGAGCGTGAACACGAACCGAGCACGATTCTCCTCGGCTCGCGCGGGCGGAGTCGCCTGCGGCGGCTTCTCATCGAGAACGTCTCAGAGGATGTCGTTGCCAAGGCGAGTGAGAACGTCTTTTTAATTCCGCAGCAACGGTCAGCATGA
- a CDS encoding MBL fold metallo-hydrolase, translated as MNADDFPTPDVAVASVEPETLKDRIDAGDDVTLLDTRMGSDYEEWRIDGENVTSINVPYFEFLDDEIDDDVLDRIPDDREVTVLCAKGGASEYVAGTLVERDYEVDHLEDGMNGWASIYETVEVTDYDGAGTLLQYQRPSSGCLGYFLYDDGEAAIIDPLRAFTDRYLADADDLGVDLKYALDTHVHADHISGVRDLDDAGVEGVIPNAAVDRGVTYADDLANAADGDTFQIGDATIETVHTPGHTTGMTSYLVDGSLLATGDGLFVESVARPDLEEGDEGAPDAARMLYESLRERVLALPDDTLVGGAHFSDAAEPADDGTYTAPVGDLVAEMDALTMDEDEFVDLILSDMPPRPANYEDIIATNLGQNTVDDEEAFTLELGPNNCAASQESLAGD; from the coding sequence ATGAACGCTGACGACTTCCCGACTCCCGACGTCGCCGTGGCGTCGGTCGAGCCGGAGACGCTGAAGGACCGCATCGACGCCGGTGACGACGTGACGCTCCTCGACACGCGGATGGGTTCCGACTACGAGGAGTGGCGTATCGACGGCGAGAACGTCACGTCGATCAACGTCCCCTACTTCGAGTTCCTCGACGACGAGATCGACGACGACGTTCTCGACCGTATTCCCGACGACCGCGAGGTGACCGTCCTGTGCGCGAAGGGCGGCGCCAGCGAGTACGTCGCGGGCACGCTCGTCGAGCGCGACTACGAGGTCGACCACCTCGAAGACGGCATGAACGGCTGGGCGAGCATCTACGAAACCGTCGAAGTCACCGACTACGACGGCGCCGGCACGCTCCTCCAGTACCAGCGTCCCTCTTCCGGCTGTCTCGGCTACTTCCTCTACGACGACGGTGAGGCCGCGATCATCGACCCGCTGCGGGCGTTCACCGACCGCTACCTCGCCGACGCCGACGACCTCGGTGTCGACCTGAAGTACGCGCTGGACACCCACGTCCACGCCGACCACATCTCCGGCGTGCGTGATCTCGACGACGCGGGCGTCGAGGGCGTCATCCCGAACGCGGCCGTCGACCGCGGCGTCACGTACGCCGACGACCTGGCGAACGCCGCTGACGGCGACACCTTCCAGATCGGCGACGCCACCATCGAGACCGTTCACACGCCCGGCCACACCACGGGGATGACCTCCTACCTCGTCGACGGGAGTCTGCTCGCGACCGGCGACGGACTGTTCGTCGAGAGCGTCGCCCGCCCCGACCTCGAGGAGGGCGACGAGGGCGCGCCCGACGCCGCGCGCATGCTCTACGAGTCGCTCCGAGAGCGCGTCCTGGCGTTGCCCGACGACACCCTGGTTGGGGGCGCACACTTCAGCGACGCCGCCGAGCCCGCCGATGACGGCACCTACACCGCACCCGTCGGTGACCTCGTCGCGGAGATGGACGCGCTCACGATGGACGAGGACGAGTTCGTCGACCTGATCCTCTCGGACATGCCTCCGCGGCCGGCCAACTACGAGGACATTATCGCGACGAACCTCGGGCAGAACACCGTCGACGACGAGGAAGCGTTCACGCTCGAACTCGGCCCCAACAACTGCGCGGCGAGTCAAGAGTCGCTCGCGGGTGACTGA
- a CDS encoding bacterio-opsin activator domain-containing protein → MSSNSKSVLDESTIVIVGDTAWIAAYTEQLNAQFDATVQSVSTAAAAQETLQQTAVDCVVADYTLPETTGIDLVRKIRDTTTLPQLMGTADGNEAIASEAIEAGVTDYIAVADSPEETVPDALQRTEQALRDAQRSATQRERARQFDATFHDTRSATWVLDPDGTLTRVNRAARDIIDVDADAVVGDPFWTLPWWPSDTQTSDDIRRLITTAQRGGFGHAVVTQAALTSERVLELSVQPVTDEHGDLVSIIVDSVDITERVELERDLRQSEKLHRVTLNNMTDTVLMTDEDDEYTYVCPNVHFIFGYTADEIRDLGTIEGLLGGDLFDREELAKEGVLKNIETTATDKAGREHTLLVNVREVAIQDGTLLYSCRDITKRKQREQALATLQETTRDFLYAETHQEIARHVVDDTPDVLGLDASAVYLFDADDNHLQPAAHSQALRDAHGPLPAVHADGNDLTSHSFVEDEALFFGDVHDADRLTNPATDVRSAAYIPLGNHGAYLAGSTDVGAFDDVTRELADLLAATAEAALDRVSRESQLREQDRELQRRNDQLTTLNRINETIREIDQALVETETREEIDHTVCEHLTADGRFQFAWIGTPDDVGETVTPHAWAGTDQGYLDAQSFPVSGEAVEPAGRTVTTGEETHVSNVAADLRSAPWRKDAISRDFLSVLSVPLVYNDLSYGVLTVYAETPDTFDETVQTVVSELGETIAAAIGAAERKQALLTTSMTRIEYGVSDPSFVLTQLAAAADCALTYDGGVQQTATGNYVFVTVGDAPLDTVVDATDGLTVVEDVQRIRGGDTGGVLRLRLSDPFLATELADHGAVLRSATATATDTTLVVDLPASGDVRHVTQLLVDRFDDTDLVSKQTREQASEHGFYASVLDRLTDRQLEVLETAYYSGFFESPRRADGKAVANSLDISPQAFYQHIRTSQRKLFTALVDDRTPMAAQHAD, encoded by the coding sequence ATGAGTTCCAATTCGAAGAGTGTCCTTGACGAATCGACCATCGTCATCGTCGGCGACACGGCGTGGATAGCCGCGTACACTGAACAGCTCAATGCCCAGTTTGACGCGACTGTACAGTCGGTCTCGACAGCCGCGGCAGCCCAAGAGACACTTCAGCAAACCGCCGTTGATTGCGTCGTTGCCGACTATACTCTCCCCGAGACTACAGGCATCGATCTCGTCCGCAAGATTCGCGATACGACGACGCTTCCGCAACTAATGGGGACAGCTGACGGAAACGAAGCCATCGCAAGCGAGGCAATCGAAGCCGGTGTCACCGACTACATCGCCGTTGCTGACTCACCCGAGGAAACCGTTCCCGATGCGCTACAGCGGACCGAACAAGCCCTCCGAGACGCCCAGCGATCGGCGACCCAGCGCGAGCGTGCGCGACAGTTCGACGCCACCTTCCACGATACACGGTCGGCGACCTGGGTGCTTGACCCGGACGGCACGCTCACGCGGGTCAACCGGGCCGCTCGCGACATAATCGACGTCGACGCTGACGCCGTCGTCGGCGACCCATTCTGGACGCTCCCCTGGTGGCCAAGTGACACGCAGACCAGCGACGACATCCGCCGGCTGATTACAACAGCGCAACGCGGCGGGTTCGGACACGCCGTCGTCACGCAGGCGGCGCTGACTAGTGAGCGTGTACTGGAACTCTCCGTCCAGCCGGTCACCGACGAACACGGTGACCTCGTCTCCATCATCGTCGACAGTGTCGACATCACTGAGCGTGTCGAACTTGAGCGCGACCTCCGGCAGTCAGAGAAGCTCCACCGCGTCACGCTCAACAACATGACCGACACCGTCCTCATGACCGATGAGGACGACGAGTACACGTACGTCTGTCCGAACGTCCACTTCATTTTCGGATACACCGCCGACGAAATCCGCGACCTGGGGACGATCGAGGGTCTTCTCGGCGGTGATCTCTTTGACCGAGAGGAACTCGCGAAGGAGGGCGTCCTGAAGAATATCGAGACGACGGCGACGGACAAGGCCGGCCGTGAGCACACCTTGCTGGTGAACGTCCGCGAGGTCGCCATTCAGGACGGCACACTCCTGTACAGTTGCCGGGACATCACGAAGCGCAAACAGCGCGAGCAGGCGCTGGCGACGCTCCAAGAGACTACACGGGATTTCCTGTACGCCGAGACCCACCAGGAGATCGCCCGGCACGTCGTCGACGACACACCCGACGTCCTCGGGCTCGACGCCAGCGCCGTCTACCTCTTCGACGCCGACGACAACCACCTCCAGCCCGCCGCCCACTCACAGGCACTTCGGGACGCGCACGGCCCACTCCCCGCGGTTCACGCTGACGGGAACGACCTCACCAGCCACAGTTTCGTCGAAGACGAGGCCCTGTTCTTCGGGGACGTCCACGATGCCGACCGCCTCACTAATCCCGCGACCGACGTCCGGAGTGCCGCGTACATCCCGCTGGGGAACCACGGTGCGTACCTGGCTGGGTCGACAGACGTGGGGGCTTTCGACGATGTCACGCGGGAGCTCGCCGATCTGCTGGCGGCGACCGCGGAGGCGGCACTCGACCGCGTCAGCCGGGAGTCACAGCTGCGCGAACAGGACCGCGAGTTACAGCGCCGGAACGACCAGCTCACGACGCTCAACCGTATCAACGAGACTATCCGCGAAATTGACCAAGCGCTCGTGGAGACCGAGACTCGCGAGGAAATCGACCACACCGTCTGTGAACACCTCACTGCTGACGGCCGCTTCCAGTTCGCGTGGATCGGCACGCCCGACGACGTGGGGGAGACGGTGACGCCACACGCGTGGGCTGGAACCGATCAGGGGTATCTCGACGCCCAGTCGTTCCCCGTCTCTGGGGAGGCAGTCGAGCCGGCAGGTCGAACGGTGACGACTGGCGAGGAGACACACGTTTCGAACGTCGCGGCTGACCTCCGTTCAGCCCCGTGGCGCAAGGACGCAATATCCCGCGACTTCCTGTCCGTGCTGAGTGTTCCGCTGGTGTACAACGACCTTTCGTATGGTGTCTTGACCGTGTACGCGGAGACGCCCGACACGTTCGACGAAACCGTTCAGACCGTCGTTTCGGAACTCGGGGAAACGATTGCTGCCGCGATCGGCGCGGCCGAGCGCAAGCAGGCGCTGCTTACGACGTCGATGACGCGGATCGAGTACGGGGTCAGCGACCCGTCGTTCGTGCTCACGCAACTAGCCGCGGCGGCTGACTGCGCGTTGACCTACGATGGCGGCGTCCAGCAGACCGCCACCGGGAACTACGTGTTCGTCACCGTGGGTGACGCGCCACTCGATACCGTCGTCGACGCAACAGATGGCCTCACGGTTGTTGAGGACGTCCAGCGGATTCGCGGCGGCGATACTGGCGGTGTCTTACGACTCCGGCTGTCGGACCCGTTCCTTGCGACGGAGTTGGCTGATCACGGGGCCGTCCTTCGGAGTGCGACAGCCACGGCGACGGACACGACGCTAGTTGTCGATCTACCGGCGAGCGGCGACGTCCGGCACGTCACCCAACTCCTCGTTGACCGGTTCGACGATACCGATCTGGTGTCGAAGCAGACCCGTGAACAGGCCTCCGAACACGGGTTCTACGCGTCCGTTCTCGACCGTCTGACGGACAGACAACTGGAAGTCCTCGAGACGGCGTACTACAGTGGGTTCTTCGAATCACCGCGTAGGGCCGACGGAAAGGCCGTTGCGAACTCGCTGGATATCTCGCCGCAAGCGTTCTACCAGCACATCAGAACCTCACAGCGAAAATTGTTCACGGCGCTCGTCGACGACCGCACGCCGATGGCCGCACAACATGCCGACTGA
- a CDS encoding DsrE/DsrF/DrsH-like family protein encodes MSTDTPDASADDAPSRAELAARVDELEDALADATGEDDSKKMSIIATKGTLDMAYPPLILASTAAAFGYEVTVFHTFWGLEILHEERSKNLKLSSVGNPNMPVPNAVAALPGMDRVTTKMMERKIDDNDTASVEELLETSLDMGVEFQACQMTIDLMDYDEDDFYDGVTTGVGAATALQDMVDADIQLLV; translated from the coding sequence ATGAGCACGGACACACCCGACGCGTCGGCCGACGACGCGCCCTCGCGTGCGGAGCTTGCTGCCCGCGTCGACGAACTCGAGGACGCGCTCGCCGACGCCACCGGCGAGGACGACTCCAAGAAGATGAGCATCATCGCGACGAAGGGGACGCTCGACATGGCGTACCCGCCGCTCATCCTCGCCAGCACCGCCGCCGCGTTCGGCTACGAGGTGACCGTCTTCCACACGTTCTGGGGGCTGGAGATCCTCCACGAGGAGCGCTCGAAGAACCTCAAGCTGAGCTCCGTTGGCAATCCCAACATGCCGGTCCCGAACGCGGTCGCGGCGCTCCCGGGCATGGACCGCGTGACGACGAAGATGATGGAGCGGAAAATCGACGACAACGACACCGCGAGTGTCGAGGAACTGCTCGAGACGAGCCTCGACATGGGCGTAGAGTTCCAAGCCTGCCAGATGACTATCGACCTGATGGACTACGACGAGGACGACTTCTACGACGGCGTTACGACCGGCGTCGGCGCTGCGACCGCCCTCCAAGACATGGTAGACGCCGACATCCAGCTCCTCGTCTGA
- the gdhB gene encoding glutamate dehydrogenase GdhB, whose translation MASTTTTPDEPQEEPTEEESALETARRQLQHAADHLDIDQNVVERLKHPKKVHEVTVPIERENGDVEVYTGYRAQHDSVRGPHKGGLRYHPGVTREECVGLGMWMTWKCAVMDLPFGGAKGGIAVNPKELTDDEKEQLTRRFTDEIRAVIGPTKDIPAPDMGTDPQTMAWLMDAYSMQEGETIPGVVTGKPPIVGGSEGREEAPGRSVAIVARETIKYYEQDVEETTVAVQGYGSVAANAARLLDDWGATVVAVSDVNGGIYDPEGLDTHAIPSHDEEPEAVTRQDAPEAITNEELLELDVNVLVPAAIGNVLTTDNADDIAANMIVEGANGPTTTVASEIFAERDIPVIPDILANAGGVTVSYFEWLQDINRRSWSLERVNDELETEMLAAWRDVREEFEARDVTWRDAAYVVALSRIAEAHETRGLWP comes from the coding sequence ATGGCTTCGACAACAACGACACCAGACGAGCCGCAGGAGGAACCGACCGAGGAGGAGTCCGCCCTGGAGACCGCGCGCCGCCAGCTCCAGCACGCCGCCGACCACCTCGACATCGACCAGAACGTCGTCGAACGCCTCAAACACCCCAAGAAGGTCCACGAAGTCACCGTCCCAATCGAACGAGAGAACGGCGACGTCGAGGTCTACACGGGGTACCGGGCCCAACACGACAGCGTCCGCGGCCCGCACAAGGGGGGACTCCGCTACCACCCTGGGGTCACGCGCGAGGAGTGCGTCGGGCTCGGCATGTGGATGACCTGGAAGTGCGCCGTGATGGACCTCCCGTTCGGGGGAGCAAAGGGCGGTATCGCGGTGAATCCCAAAGAGTTGACCGACGACGAGAAAGAGCAACTCACTCGGCGGTTCACCGACGAGATTCGGGCAGTCATCGGCCCCACAAAGGATATCCCCGCGCCCGATATGGGGACGGACCCGCAGACGATGGCGTGGCTGATGGACGCCTACTCGATGCAGGAGGGAGAAACCATCCCCGGTGTCGTCACCGGAAAGCCTCCGATCGTCGGTGGGAGCGAAGGTCGAGAGGAAGCGCCCGGCCGAAGCGTTGCGATTGTCGCCCGCGAGACTATCAAGTACTACGAGCAGGACGTCGAGGAGACAACTGTTGCCGTACAGGGGTACGGTAGCGTCGCCGCAAATGCGGCGCGCCTGCTCGACGACTGGGGTGCGACAGTTGTCGCTGTAAGCGACGTCAACGGCGGGATCTACGACCCGGAGGGACTCGACACGCACGCGATTCCGTCCCACGATGAGGAACCAGAGGCGGTCACGCGCCAGGACGCGCCCGAGGCGATCACGAACGAGGAACTGCTGGAACTCGATGTCAACGTCCTCGTTCCGGCGGCTATCGGGAACGTCCTGACGACGGACAACGCCGACGACATCGCGGCAAACATGATCGTCGAGGGTGCGAACGGCCCGACGACGACCGTAGCAAGCGAGATATTTGCTGAGCGAGATATCCCGGTAATTCCGGACATTCTGGCGAACGCCGGCGGTGTGACGGTGAGCTACTTCGAGTGGCTCCAAGACATCAACCGTCGGTCGTGGTCGCTGGAGCGCGTCAACGACGAACTCGAGACAGAGATGTTGGCCGCCTGGCGGGACGTCCGCGAGGAGTTCGAAGCACGGGACGTGACGTGGCGTGACGCGGCGTACGTCGTTGCTCTCTCTCGGATTGCCGAGGCTCACGAGACGCGTGGGCTCTGGCCGTAG
- the mutL gene encoding DNA mismatch repair endonuclease MutL has protein sequence MTERDAAGRSGSGGEDDGDRESDRGRVRRLAPETIDRIAAGEVVTRPARVVGELVDNALDAGASRVEIAVDGDGTDRIRVADDGRGMTRADATRAVERHATSKLAPDGDPVGVASLGFRGEALAAIADAARLELVTGAGDGVGTRVVVDGTAETAAGSGESSVAVEPAGRARGTTVVVEDLFATRPARRESLADAEFARISSLVSDYALANPSVAFALDHDGSTTLTTPGTDRTDALLGVYDRDTASRSTTVSASVEAGPDADAGVSGALAYPSVTRATRDHVRVSVDGRPVRNDRLAAAVREGYGRLLPDGREPVAAVDVSLPPERVDPNVHPAKREVGLRDADAVADAVASVVADALTGADLRRAADIATDLGSALDPVGGDDGERPGAFADAEPIGAFRDLYVLVESGDELLVIDGHAAHERVNYERLARAFDGEPVPTAALDPPATVSLSTDEAAVARAHAEDLVALGFETEAFGGGTRRLRTVPAPFGRTADADAFRDALAALSGSGGGRGASSDARDALLADLACHPSLKRGDFGDLDDADRRDLLDRLGECDRPYACPHGRPTVLSVDATTFAAGFGRDR, from the coding sequence ATGACTGAGCGAGACGCCGCCGGGCGGTCCGGAAGCGGGGGAGAAGACGACGGCGACCGAGAGAGCGACCGCGGTCGCGTCCGTCGGCTCGCGCCGGAGACGATCGACCGGATCGCGGCCGGCGAGGTAGTGACGCGACCGGCCCGGGTGGTCGGTGAACTGGTCGACAACGCGCTCGACGCGGGCGCCTCCCGCGTGGAGATCGCGGTCGACGGCGACGGTACCGACCGGATCCGCGTCGCGGACGACGGCCGAGGGATGACCCGCGCGGACGCGACCCGCGCCGTCGAGCGCCACGCGACGAGCAAGCTGGCGCCCGACGGCGACCCGGTCGGCGTCGCGTCGCTCGGCTTCCGCGGCGAGGCGCTCGCGGCGATCGCGGACGCCGCCCGGCTCGAACTCGTGACGGGCGCGGGCGACGGCGTCGGAACGCGGGTCGTCGTCGACGGGACCGCGGAGACCGCCGCGGGTTCGGGCGAGTCGAGCGTCGCGGTCGAGCCGGCGGGCCGCGCCCGGGGGACCACGGTCGTCGTCGAGGACCTGTTCGCGACCCGACCCGCCCGCCGGGAGTCGCTCGCGGACGCGGAGTTCGCGCGGATCTCCTCGCTCGTTTCCGACTACGCGCTGGCGAACCCGTCGGTCGCGTTCGCGCTCGACCACGACGGCTCGACGACGCTGACGACGCCCGGCACCGACCGGACGGACGCCCTCCTCGGCGTGTACGACCGCGACACGGCGAGCCGGTCGACGACCGTCTCCGCGAGCGTCGAGGCGGGACCGGACGCCGACGCGGGGGTCTCGGGGGCGTTGGCGTACCCGTCGGTCACCCGGGCCACCCGCGACCACGTCCGCGTCTCCGTGGACGGGCGGCCGGTCCGGAACGACCGGCTCGCCGCCGCGGTCCGGGAGGGGTACGGGCGTCTCCTCCCCGACGGTCGCGAGCCGGTCGCGGCGGTCGACGTGTCGCTTCCGCCCGAGCGCGTCGACCCGAACGTCCACCCGGCGAAACGCGAGGTGGGACTCCGCGACGCCGACGCGGTCGCGGACGCGGTGGCGTCGGTCGTCGCGGACGCGCTCACCGGCGCGGACCTCCGCCGCGCCGCGGACATCGCCACCGACCTCGGTTCCGCCCTCGACCCGGTCGGCGGGGACGACGGCGAGCGCCCCGGGGCGTTCGCGGACGCCGAGCCGATCGGCGCGTTCCGCGACCTGTACGTCCTCGTCGAGTCCGGCGACGAACTGCTCGTGATCGACGGCCACGCCGCCCACGAGCGCGTGAACTACGAGCGGCTCGCCCGGGCGTTCGACGGCGAGCCGGTGCCGACGGCGGCGCTCGACCCGCCCGCGACGGTCTCGCTGTCGACCGACGAGGCCGCGGTCGCGCGGGCGCACGCCGAGGACCTCGTCGCGCTCGGCTTCGAGACCGAGGCGTTCGGCGGCGGCACGCGTCGGCTGCGGACCGTCCCCGCGCCGTTCGGCCGGACCGCGGACGCGGACGCCTTCCGCGACGCGCTCGCGGCGCTCTCGGGGTCCGGCGGCGGCCGCGGCGCGTCGAGCGACGCGCGCGACGCCCTGCTCGCGGACCTGGCGTGTCACCCCTCGCTGAAGCGCGGCGACTTCGGCGACCTCGACGACGCCGACCGCCGCGACCTCCTCGACCGCCTCGGTGAGTGCGACCGACCCTACGCCTGCCCGCACGGCCGACCGACCGTCCTCTCGGTCGACGCGACGACGTTCGCGGCCGGGTTCGGACGGGACCGATGA